One genomic region from Nitrospirota bacterium encodes:
- a CDS encoding multicopper oxidase domain-containing protein, which yields MKKNLIKRLLLTGLILGIFFPGVSEAKSVKVVLHAKEVDLPIDNKGTLYPTWTFDGTVPGPLVRVTEGDTVEFTLINDQTNKNPHSIDFHAARVNVVKEFSPVNPGESKSFSFKADFPGVFFYHCGMAPMIQHVARGMFGVILVDPKSSKLPKADREYVLVQSELYPDANNVEDMMKNRWGNVVFNGGIFKYDPVHDEKATRVLQAKPGERVRIYFVNAGPNEFSSFHPIAGIWDKVYPSGNPKNVLTGLQSYTVGPGDGATFDLISPVEGGNAIVTHSLHAALTGSIAVILFKKDADPTLGRGDKILLR from the coding sequence ATGAAGAAAAATTTAATTAAACGTCTGTTATTGACCGGGCTGATCCTTGGGATCTTTTTTCCGGGTGTTTCTGAGGCAAAATCCGTAAAAGTAGTCCTTCATGCAAAAGAGGTCGATCTTCCGATTGACAATAAAGGAACCCTTTACCCGACATGGACCTTTGATGGAACGGTCCCGGGTCCGTTGGTCAGGGTTACCGAAGGAGATACCGTTGAATTTACGTTGATCAATGATCAAACCAACAAAAATCCTCATTCGATCGATTTTCATGCTGCCCGTGTCAATGTGGTGAAGGAATTCAGTCCGGTCAATCCGGGAGAATCAAAATCATTTTCATTTAAAGCGGATTTTCCCGGTGTTTTCTTTTATCACTGCGGAATGGCCCCGATGATTCAACATGTCGCACGGGGAATGTTCGGAGTCATTCTGGTCGACCCTAAAAGTTCAAAATTGCCAAAAGCCGACAGGGAGTATGTCCTGGTACAGTCAGAGCTTTATCCGGATGCCAATAACGTCGAAGACATGATGAAAAACCGGTGGGGAAATGTTGTTTTTAATGGCGGGATATTCAAATATGACCCTGTGCATGATGAAAAAGCGACACGGGTTTTACAGGCAAAACCGGGAGAGCGAGTACGTATCTATTTCGTGAACGCAGGTCCGAATGAGTTTTCATCGTTTCATCCGATCGCCGGGATCTGGGATAAGGTCTATCCCTCAGGGAACCCTAAAAATGTGTTAACAGGACTTCAAAGCTATACCGTGGGGCCTGGAGATGGTGCCACATTTGATTTAATCTCTCCTGTCGAAGGAGGGAACGCTATCGTCACCCATTCCCTGCATGCCGCGCTAACCGGGTCAATTGCGGTCATCCTGTTTAAAAAAGACGCTGACCCGACGCTGGGCCGGGGAGACAAAATATTACTCCGTTAG
- a CDS encoding Rrf2 family transcriptional regulator gives MELTQFTDYSLRVLIFLGRSENRISTIREIADYYQISENHLMKIIPHLVRKGYIQSIRGKGGGIRLSKSPGSIKIGKLVRETEESLEVVECFKPGENSCALLPGCTLKSALHQAMQNFLGTLDQYTLSDLLGIPNKKGATAIAVTP, from the coding sequence ATGGAGTTAACTCAGTTTACAGATTATTCATTAAGAGTTTTAATTTTCCTGGGAAGATCGGAAAACCGGATATCAACGATCCGGGAGATCGCTGACTATTATCAGATCTCCGAGAATCATTTGATGAAAATCATTCCTCATCTGGTACGCAAGGGCTATATTCAGAGCATCCGGGGGAAGGGGGGAGGAATTCGGCTCTCCAAGTCCCCAGGGTCGATCAAAATCGGGAAGTTAGTTCGGGAGACAGAAGAAAGTCTGGAAGTGGTGGAATGTTTTAAACCGGGGGAGAATAGTTGTGCTTTATTGCCGGGCTGTACTTTAAAATCTGCGCTGCACCAAGCAATGCAAAACTTTCTAGGCACTCTCGATCAATATACGCTTTCTGATCTATTGGGTATCCCCAATAAAAAAGGGGCTACAGCAATCGCCGTAACCCCTTGA
- a CDS encoding diguanylate cyclase, with the protein MLNKLTTLIVDKSSSNRKKMMNTLTGRSIAEDFIEAGDGMEALRTVFTQKVDLMICAWKTPNVESVQLLQIIRSHPKLFDIPIVFLTGKKLIKEKIKAYQGGASDFITKPFNSEELVARVNNHLKIRSFQVTLKQKITELEDVSILDPLTGVYNRNYLTLALKREWKRSQRFEGLLGCLMIDLDSFKKINDTFGHKCGDEILKEIAEVISSQVRGYDFSCRYGGDEFIIILANNTREGVKAIAERIKEKVFQHTFLKKRKLNIKISLSIGGTVIEGNKLKNPESLIDLADRALFDAKKAGKDRVIIL; encoded by the coding sequence ATGCTAAATAAACTCACGACTTTAATCGTTGACAAATCCTCCTCCAATCGAAAAAAAATGATGAACACGCTGACCGGAAGGAGCATCGCGGAAGATTTTATCGAAGCAGGCGATGGAATGGAAGCATTACGAACCGTTTTTACGCAGAAGGTTGATCTGATGATCTGTGCATGGAAAACGCCAAACGTAGAGAGTGTTCAGTTGCTTCAAATAATCCGTTCCCATCCAAAATTATTTGATATTCCGATTGTTTTCCTCACGGGCAAAAAATTGATCAAGGAAAAGATCAAAGCTTATCAAGGGGGCGCCTCTGATTTTATTACCAAACCGTTTAATTCTGAAGAACTGGTCGCCCGTGTCAACAACCACCTCAAAATTAGATCGTTTCAAGTCACGTTAAAACAAAAAATTACGGAATTGGAAGATGTCTCGATCCTGGATCCCTTAACAGGCGTTTACAACAGAAACTATTTAACCTTGGCATTAAAACGTGAGTGGAAAAGAAGCCAGCGCTTTGAAGGCCTGCTGGGATGCCTCATGATCGATTTAGACTCCTTCAAAAAAATCAACGACACATTTGGGCATAAATGCGGGGATGAAATATTAAAAGAAATCGCCGAGGTCATCTCTTCGCAGGTCAGAGGGTACGATTTTTCATGCCGTTACGGTGGAGACGAATTTATTATTATTCTGGCAAATAATACAAGAGAAGGGGTTAAGGCGATCGCCGAGCGAATAAAAGAAAAAGTCTTTCAACACACCTTTTTGAAAAAAAGAAAATTAAACATCAAAATATCGCTTTCCATCGGCGGAACGGTTATTGAGGGCAATAAATTAAAAAACCCCGAAAGTTTAATTGACCTTGCGGATCGCGCGTTGTTTGACGCTAAAAAGGCGGGAAAGGATCGAGTTATTATCCTTTAA
- a CDS encoding protein kinase — protein MIQPVKFGNYQLLKKVGSGGMAELFLARQVGVMGFERLVAIKRILSHLTKDSEFVEMFINEAKLSVQITHPHVVQVYDFGVEEGTYFIAMEYIMGKSLSEILAKGIKTGVPLPGGLAVYIAEKIASGLDHAFRGTSISGKPLGIIHRDISPQNILIGYNGEVKLVDFGIAKAASSDHHTRTGTLKGKLSYLSPEQAWGKPVDQRSDLFSLGIVLHEMLTGRRLFKGENEISTIEKVRTAVIPAPSSIKPFLPKILDEVVLKALAREPGDRFQNGGDFEEHLTRYLRTLNLAPAAKDISSYVRGLYQNEIETDLSEFEQLIRIQPKTPVNTPVVAITSPMDQSLNITQPVQKSGKTIPLFKIGIGILSAIVAFLLIGIIFRVRNGSALLPLEVPKGIQSPVQAESIPAAGPPQNSFSPRSVTTQAVEPPQTPPGPFAVHPPDPQLHEDQTEIQRQIPNEPDKKRKFMEMAKRKAIERYYERRNDRLRNATE, from the coding sequence TTGATTCAACCCGTTAAATTTGGAAATTACCAATTATTGAAAAAGGTCGGAAGCGGCGGCATGGCGGAGCTTTTTCTTGCCCGGCAAGTCGGCGTGATGGGATTCGAAAGGTTGGTTGCCATTAAACGAATCCTTTCACACCTGACAAAAGACTCTGAATTTGTCGAAATGTTCATCAACGAGGCCAAACTTTCCGTCCAGATTACCCATCCCCATGTGGTCCAGGTTTATGATTTTGGCGTCGAGGAAGGGACTTACTTTATCGCCATGGAATACATCATGGGAAAAAGTCTCTCCGAAATCCTCGCTAAAGGGATAAAAACAGGGGTTCCCCTTCCAGGGGGTCTGGCCGTTTATATTGCTGAAAAAATCGCCTCAGGCCTTGATCATGCTTTTCGGGGCACTTCAATCAGCGGAAAGCCTTTGGGAATCATCCACCGGGATATCAGTCCGCAGAATATCTTGATTGGATACAACGGAGAGGTCAAGCTGGTTGATTTTGGAATTGCGAAGGCGGCCTCCTCGGATCACCATACCCGGACGGGCACTCTCAAGGGCAAACTCTCTTATCTTTCCCCTGAACAGGCCTGGGGAAAACCTGTGGATCAACGATCCGATCTTTTTTCACTTGGTATTGTTCTGCATGAAATGCTGACTGGAAGACGGCTTTTTAAGGGGGAAAATGAAATTTCCACGATTGAAAAGGTCCGGACCGCTGTGATTCCGGCGCCTTCTTCCATTAAACCATTTCTGCCGAAGATCCTTGATGAAGTTGTTCTTAAAGCCCTGGCCAGAGAACCGGGTGACAGATTTCAGAATGGTGGAGATTTTGAAGAACACCTGACCCGCTATCTGCGGACTTTGAATCTTGCGCCTGCTGCAAAGGATATCTCTTCATACGTTCGCGGCCTCTATCAAAATGAAATCGAAACAGACCTGTCGGAGTTTGAACAGCTCATTCGAATCCAACCTAAAACCCCGGTCAACACACCGGTAGTCGCGATCACATCGCCCATGGATCAATCGCTCAATATCACTCAACCTGTTCAAAAATCCGGGAAAACCATTCCTCTTTTTAAGATCGGAATAGGCATCCTATCCGCAATTGTAGCTTTTTTGCTCATCGGAATTATCTTCAGAGTTCGGAATGGCTCCGCGCTTCTACCTCTCGAAGTTCCGAAGGGCATCCAATCTCCTGTTCAGGCAGAGTCTATCCCAGCCGCGGGACCACCGCAAAATTCTTTCTCTCCCCGGTCTGTAACAACGCAAGCGGTGGAACCACCCCAAACCCCGCCCGGACCTTTCGCCGTCCATCCGCCAGATCCTCAACTCCATGAAGATCAAACAGAGATTCAGCGGCAGATCCCCAACGAACCTGATAAAAAAAGAAAATTCATGGAAATGGCGAAGAGAAAAGCCATTGAACGTTATTATGAAAGACGAAATGACAGATTACGAAATGCCACGGAATGA
- a CDS encoding hemerythrin domain-containing protein, whose translation MSLIMEFMSKDHDRLDGIFIAFQKNKTENLEQAKTLFSSFESGLRRHIVWEEEILFPAFEEQTGMKNMGPTAVMRMEHHKIKEFLDQIGQKLQDNDIHTGDAEESLIGVLTSHNDKEEKILYPWIDRSLSEEALTGMIVKMDKK comes from the coding sequence TTGAGCTTGATCATGGAATTTATGAGCAAGGATCATGACCGGCTTGACGGCATTTTCATTGCTTTTCAGAAAAACAAGACCGAAAATCTGGAGCAGGCAAAAACATTATTTTCTAGTTTTGAATCAGGGTTGCGCAGACACATTGTCTGGGAGGAGGAGATTCTCTTTCCGGCCTTCGAAGAGCAAACAGGGATGAAAAACATGGGACCCACAGCGGTCATGAGAATGGAGCACCATAAAATTAAGGAATTTCTCGATCAAATCGGGCAAAAGCTTCAGGACAACGACATTCACACGGGGGACGCAGAGGAAAGTTTAATTGGCGTTTTGACATCACACAATGACAAGGAAGAAAAAATTCTTTACCCCTGGATAGACCGGTCCCTCAGCGAAGAGGCGCTGACCGGGATGATCGTTAAGATGGACAAAAAATAA
- a CDS encoding PilZ domain-containing protein, with protein sequence MKIEKTMHDQRKYPRLAILGFVNLKIKDLKLQLSGPIELISRKGLGVYTKEKISPGTPVAIQLICFKGAETLDFSFTGIVTGSRDRILTPYSTDNEIRVIGIKFDKDINSREHLPLYQILTQNKKKGSVKKPSLVS encoded by the coding sequence GTGAAAATTGAGAAAACCATGCATGACCAAAGAAAATACCCCAGGCTAGCCATTTTAGGATTTGTAAATTTAAAGATTAAAGACCTGAAGCTCCAACTTTCCGGCCCGATAGAACTTATTTCCCGTAAAGGGTTAGGGGTTTATACGAAAGAAAAAATCAGTCCCGGCACCCCGGTAGCTATTCAATTAATATGCTTTAAAGGCGCTGAGACATTGGATTTTAGTTTTACGGGAATTGTGACCGGCAGCCGCGATAGAATCCTAACTCCATATTCGACGGATAATGAAATCAGGGTCATTGGAATTAAATTTGATAAGGATATTAATTCAAGGGAACACCTCCCTCTCTATCAAATCTTAACGCAAAATAAAAAAAAGGGATCGGTGAAAAAGCCTTCCCTTGTGAGTTAA